One window of the Oceanicaulis sp. genome contains the following:
- a CDS encoding ammonium transporter: protein MDAPEYAAGDVAWILTACALVLMMTLPGLALFYGGMVRRTNVLSTLMQAMAAAAVVTIAWAVAGYSFAFGGGGSDVFGGFDRLFLSGLTVESIGAGLPESVFILFQLTFAIITVAIIAGAGAERMSFKAWMIFAPIWLVIVYAPIAHWVWGEGFLYDAGVLDFAGGAVVHINSGVAGLILALKLGPRRGYPKEGQPPHNLVLTVIGAGLLWVGWFGFNGGSALGANALAAHAALVTQIAAATAALVWALLEWFTRGKPSVLGAASGAVAGLVGITPAAGFVEPYAAFVIGALVSAAAYYGVTLVKKIGKYDDSLDAFGLHGIGGLAGAILTGVFASSAVGGTGGAVEGNVMLIWTQTWGALAAAAWCAIATFVILWLMERVMALRVDPEDEVTGLDVALHGESA from the coding sequence ATGGACGCCCCTGAATACGCCGCCGGCGACGTCGCCTGGATCCTGACCGCGTGCGCGCTGGTGCTGATGATGACCCTGCCGGGCCTGGCGCTGTTCTATGGCGGCATGGTGCGGCGCACGAACGTGCTCTCCACGCTGATGCAGGCCATGGCGGCTGCGGCCGTGGTCACCATCGCCTGGGCGGTCGCGGGGTATTCCTTCGCCTTCGGCGGGGGCGGATCGGACGTGTTCGGCGGGTTCGACCGGTTGTTCTTAAGCGGGCTGACCGTGGAGAGCATCGGCGCGGGCCTGCCTGAAAGCGTCTTCATCCTCTTCCAGCTCACCTTCGCGATCATCACCGTGGCGATCATCGCCGGGGCCGGGGCGGAGCGGATGAGCTTCAAGGCGTGGATGATCTTCGCGCCGATCTGGCTTGTGATCGTGTACGCCCCGATCGCGCACTGGGTCTGGGGCGAGGGCTTTCTTTACGACGCGGGCGTGCTCGATTTCGCCGGCGGCGCGGTGGTGCACATCAATTCAGGCGTGGCCGGGCTGATCCTGGCGCTCAAGCTCGGCCCGCGGCGCGGCTATCCCAAGGAGGGCCAGCCGCCGCACAATCTCGTGCTCACCGTGATCGGCGCGGGCCTTCTGTGGGTGGGCTGGTTCGGCTTCAACGGCGGCTCGGCGCTGGGCGCCAATGCGCTGGCCGCGCACGCGGCCCTCGTCACCCAGATCGCGGCGGCGACCGCGGCGCTGGTCTGGGCGCTTCTGGAATGGTTCACCCGCGGCAAGCCCAGCGTGCTGGGCGCCGCCTCTGGCGCGGTGGCCGGTCTTGTCGGCATCACCCCGGCGGCAGGCTTCGTGGAGCCCTACGCCGCCTTCGTGATCGGCGCGCTGGTCTCTGCGGCGGCCTATTACGGCGTCACGCTGGTCAAGAAGATCGGCAAGTATGACGACAGCCTCGACGCGTTCGGCCTGCACGGCATCGGCGGGCTCGCCGGGGCGATCCTGACCGGCGTGTTCGCCAGCTCCGCGGTGGGCGGCACCGGCGGCGCGGTCGAAGGCAACGTCATGCTGATCTGGACCCAGACCTGGGGCGCGCTGGCCGCAGCCGCCTGGTGCGCGATCGCGACCTTCGTGATCCTGTGGCTGATGGAACGGGTCATGGCGCTGCGGGTCGATCCCGAGGACGAGGTCACCGGGCTCGACGTGGCGCTGCACGGCGAGAGCGCGTGA
- a CDS encoding threonine synthase, translated as MTDAPSNHFTHLQCSMTGVKVAKDRAQNLSPDGWPLLARYDLDAVAKTADRDAIAARDGVRFPGFWKWRELLPVADNAHVTSLGEVDTPLIETRATAAEIGATGRLWVKDEGRLPTGSFKARGLALAVSMARAYGITRMAMPTNGNAGAALSAYGSRAGIETWSFCPEDTPEVNVREIAAHGGHVYRVNGLIHQCGALAASLKEEMGWFDVSTLKEPYRIEGKKTMGIELAFQLGWRLPEAVFYPTGGGTGLIGMWKAFDEMEKIGWIGSERPKMFAVQAEGCAPIVKAYEAGEEHAPEWLDASTVAAGIRVPKAIGDFLILRAVRESGGAALSVADAEIEAARDLCGRADGLLLCPEGAATLAAARNAVSSGLVERDAEIMLFNCGTGLKYPLADRSKHIDRTGAVNRESL; from the coding sequence ATGACCGACGCGCCGTCCAATCACTTCACCCATCTTCAATGCTCGATGACCGGCGTGAAGGTCGCCAAGGACCGGGCGCAGAACCTGTCGCCGGACGGCTGGCCGCTGCTGGCGCGGTATGATCTGGACGCCGTGGCGAAGACGGCTGACCGCGACGCGATCGCTGCGCGCGACGGCGTGCGTTTCCCCGGCTTCTGGAAATGGCGCGAGCTTCTGCCCGTGGCCGACAATGCGCATGTGACGAGCCTCGGCGAAGTCGACACGCCGCTGATCGAGACCCGCGCGACGGCTGCCGAAATCGGCGCGACCGGCCGGCTCTGGGTGAAGGACGAGGGCCGGCTGCCCACCGGCAGCTTCAAGGCGCGCGGCCTTGCGCTGGCGGTGTCCATGGCGCGCGCGTACGGGATCACGCGCATGGCGATGCCGACGAACGGCAACGCCGGCGCGGCGCTCAGCGCCTACGGATCGCGGGCGGGGATCGAGACCTGGTCGTTCTGCCCCGAGGACACCCCGGAGGTGAACGTGCGCGAGATCGCCGCCCATGGCGGCCATGTCTACAGGGTGAACGGGCTGATCCATCAGTGCGGCGCGCTGGCCGCCTCGCTGAAGGAGGAGATGGGCTGGTTCGACGTCTCCACCCTCAAGGAGCCCTACCGGATCGAGGGCAAGAAGACGATGGGGATCGAGCTGGCCTTCCAGCTGGGCTGGCGCCTGCCCGAGGCGGTCTTCTACCCCACCGGCGGCGGCACGGGCCTGATCGGCATGTGGAAGGCGTTCGACGAGATGGAGAAGATCGGCTGGATCGGCTCTGAACGCCCGAAAATGTTCGCCGTGCAGGCCGAAGGCTGCGCGCCCATCGTCAAGGCTTACGAGGCGGGCGAAGAGCATGCGCCCGAATGGCTGGACGCGAGCACCGTCGCCGCGGGCATTCGCGTGCCCAAGGCGATCGGCGACTTCCTGATCCTGCGCGCGGTGCGCGAAAGCGGCGGCGCGGCGCTGTCTGTCGCCGACGCGGAGATCGAGGCCGCGCGCGATCTGTGCGGCCGGGCGGACGGGCTGCTGCTCTGCCCCGAAGGCGCGGCGACGCTGGCCGCGGCGCGAAATGCGGTCTCGTCCGGCCTTGTCGAACGCGACGCGGAGATCATGCTGTTCAACTGCGGGACGGGGCTTAAATACCCGCTGGCCGATCGATCAAAACATATCGACCGGACCGGAGCGGTGAACCGGGAATCTCTCTAG
- the radC gene encoding DNA repair protein RadC, producing MPDAETRPHYHGHRDRLRARFADAGGEALADYELLELALFRSIPRRDVKPLAKALIARFGDLGRVCAADLDQLTAVPGVSEKTALDLKLIQALSIRIAREQVTGRTVISSWTALLDYLRAAMQHASTEEFRVLFLDKKNRLVKDEFQARGTVDHAPVYPREIVKKAISLDASALILVHNHPSGDPTPSQADIEMTKRLVEAARPFDIVVHDHIVVGRERVASFKSLGLL from the coding sequence ATGCCCGACGCTGAGACCAGACCGCATTATCACGGCCATCGCGACCGGTTGCGCGCGCGTTTCGCGGACGCCGGCGGCGAGGCGCTGGCCGATTACGAGCTGTTGGAGCTCGCGCTGTTCCGCTCCATCCCGCGCCGGGACGTCAAGCCGCTGGCGAAAGCGCTGATCGCGCGGTTCGGCGATCTGGGACGGGTCTGTGCGGCCGATCTCGACCAGCTGACCGCGGTGCCGGGCGTGTCGGAGAAGACCGCGCTCGACCTGAAACTCATCCAGGCGCTGTCGATCCGCATCGCGCGCGAGCAGGTGACCGGGCGCACGGTGATCTCCTCCTGGACGGCGCTTCTGGATTACCTGCGCGCAGCCATGCAGCACGCCTCCACCGAGGAATTCCGGGTGCTGTTTCTGGACAAGAAGAACCGGCTGGTGAAGGACGAGTTTCAGGCCCGGGGCACGGTCGATCACGCGCCGGTTTACCCCCGCGAGATCGTCAAGAAGGCGATCTCCCTGGACGCCAGCGCGCTCATCCTGGTGCACAACCACCCAAGCGGCGATCCCACGCCCAGCCAGGCCGATATCGAGATGACCAAACGCCTGGTCGAGGCGGCCAGGCCCTTCGACATCGTCGTGCACGACCATATCGTGGTCGGCCGCGAACGGGTGGCCAGCTTCAAGTCTCTGGGGCTGCTTTAG
- a CDS encoding beta-ketoacyl-ACP synthase III: protein MTAAVIRSTGLFTPAESISNDELVESFNAYVAKYNAENAAAIEAGELQPLSPSSVEFIEKASGIKSRFVIDKAGVLDTDRMVPFIPERSNEELSILAEIGVKACQDALERAGKTAADVDGVIVACSNLQRGYPAIAVEIQDALGIEDGFGFDMNVACSSATFGLQAAADQIACGHARAILVVNPEICSAHLNWRDRDSHFIFGDVATAILLEREDLGEGGWKILGTKLKTKFSNNIRNNFGFLNRTEKATGDNKPIQNGAPKDDKLFVQEGRKVFKEVVPMVSEMIRDHMGELGLAPEEMRRIWLHQANINMNLMIAKKVFGRDAGGEDAPTILDEYANTSSAGSIIAFHKHSDDLSSGDRGVICSFGAGYSAGTVFVEKL from the coding sequence ATGACCGCCGCCGTCATCCGCTCGACCGGCCTTTTCACGCCGGCGGAGTCCATCTCGAACGACGAGCTGGTCGAGAGCTTCAACGCCTATGTGGCCAAATACAACGCCGAGAACGCCGCCGCCATCGAGGCCGGAGAGCTGCAGCCGCTCTCGCCCAGCTCGGTGGAGTTCATCGAGAAGGCCTCGGGCATCAAGTCGCGCTTCGTGATCGACAAGGCCGGGGTGCTGGACACCGACCGCATGGTCCCGTTCATCCCCGAGCGCTCCAACGAGGAGCTCTCCATCCTGGCCGAGATCGGCGTGAAGGCCTGCCAGGACGCGCTTGAGCGCGCCGGCAAGACGGCTGCGGACGTGGACGGGGTGATCGTCGCATGTTCGAACCTGCAGCGCGGCTATCCCGCCATCGCGGTGGAGATCCAGGACGCGCTGGGGATCGAGGACGGGTTCGGCTTCGACATGAACGTCGCCTGTTCGTCCGCCACCTTCGGGCTTCAGGCCGCCGCCGACCAGATCGCCTGCGGCCATGCGCGCGCCATTCTGGTGGTGAACCCGGAGATCTGCTCGGCGCACCTGAACTGGCGCGACCGCGACAGCCATTTCATCTTCGGCGACGTGGCGACCGCGATCCTGCTCGAGCGCGAGGATCTGGGCGAAGGCGGCTGGAAGATCCTGGGCACGAAGCTCAAGACCAAGTTTTCGAACAATATCCGCAACAATTTCGGCTTCCTCAATCGCACCGAAAAGGCGACCGGGGACAATAAGCCGATCCAGAACGGCGCGCCGAAGGACGACAAGCTGTTCGTTCAGGAGGGCCGGAAGGTCTTCAAGGAAGTCGTGCCGATGGTCTCGGAGATGATCCGCGATCATATGGGCGAGCTGGGTCTGGCCCCTGAGGAAATGCGCCGGATCTGGCTGCACCAGGCGAACATCAACATGAACCTGATGATCGCCAAGAAGGTGTTCGGCCGCGACGCCGGCGGCGAGGACGCGCCGACGATCCTGGACGAATACGCCAACACCAGCTCGGCGGGCTCGATCATCGCCTTCCACAAGCACTCCGACGATCTATCTTCGGGCGATCGGGGCGTGATCTGCTCCTTCGGCGCAGGCTATTCGGCCGGCACCGTCTTCGTGGAGAAGCTGTAG
- a CDS encoding glycosyltransferase family 9 protein, whose amino-acid sequence MERILFITATRIGDAVLFSGPLAHLAETRPEAEITVACGPLAAPLFRAAPGVDRVIVMTKQKQGGHWLDLWREAVTARWDLVVDLRGSVTSWFLLAKDRRVNRKTPGRENRHRVREAGAVLGLDPPPAPQVWTDAAAEKTADARLPSGRPVLALAPAASAPFKEWAPERFCELANRLTAEGGALEGAAVAIFGGPGDHETAGTVAAGIEGEVIDLTGQLDLVEAAACLKRARLFVGNDSGLMHIAAASGAPTLGLFGPTDEALYGPWGPNARSIRAGEAADEAERARLMARADSMMGALEVGPVLDAAEALIAETA is encoded by the coding sequence ATGGAACGCATCCTGTTCATCACCGCCACCCGCATCGGCGACGCCGTCCTGTTTTCAGGGCCGCTGGCTCATCTGGCCGAGACCCGGCCCGAAGCGGAGATCACGGTCGCTTGCGGGCCGCTGGCCGCGCCGCTGTTCCGCGCCGCGCCGGGTGTCGACCGCGTGATCGTGATGACCAAGCAGAAGCAGGGCGGGCACTGGCTCGATCTGTGGCGCGAGGCGGTGACGGCGCGCTGGGATCTGGTGGTCGATCTGCGCGGCTCGGTGACGAGCTGGTTTCTGCTGGCCAAAGACCGCCGTGTGAACCGCAAGACCCCGGGCCGGGAGAATCGGCACCGGGTGCGCGAAGCCGGCGCGGTGCTCGGCCTCGATCCCCCGCCCGCGCCGCAGGTCTGGACCGATGCGGCTGCGGAAAAGACCGCAGATGCGCGCCTGCCATCCGGCCGTCCGGTGCTCGCGCTGGCGCCCGCCGCGTCCGCGCCGTTCAAGGAATGGGCGCCCGAGCGGTTCTGCGAGCTCGCGAACCGGCTGACGGCAGAGGGCGGGGCGCTCGAGGGCGCGGCGGTTGCGATCTTCGGCGGGCCGGGCGATCACGAGACCGCCGGCACGGTCGCCGCAGGGATCGAGGGCGAGGTGATCGACCTCACCGGCCAGCTCGATCTCGTGGAGGCGGCGGCGTGTCTGAAGCGCGCGCGGCTGTTCGTCGGAAACGACAGCGGGCTGATGCATATCGCGGCCGCCTCGGGCGCGCCGACCCTGGGCCTGTTCGGTCCGACCGATGAGGCGCTTTACGGGCCGTGGGGGCCGAACGCGCGGTCCATCCGTGCGGGTGAAGCTGCCGATGAGGCCGAGCGGGCGCGGCTGATGGCGCGCGCCGACAGCATGATGGGCGCGCTCGAGGTCGGGCCGGTGCTCGACGCCGCTGAAGCGCTGATCGCGGAAACGGCCTGA
- a CDS encoding Rid family hydrolase produces the protein MIRASLIAAAIIGLLAACAEPDRESDTASQTPAATPALTSPLGPHTPARVLGGEIIALSQILPPAGEDGSVSGDVESQTGAALRLLSDALAEQGLGLGDVAQVTVHLVAEPDGSLDTEAVARAWRRSFATRLQPAAPARTIVGVSALPAPGARVSLTVLALRPAQPQTGTETE, from the coding sequence ATGATCCGAGCCAGCCTCATCGCCGCCGCCATCATCGGCCTGCTCGCCGCCTGCGCCGAGCCTGACCGCGAAAGCGATACCGCCTCGCAGACACCCGCCGCGACGCCGGCCCTCACCTCGCCGCTCGGCCCGCACACGCCCGCCCGCGTGCTTGGCGGCGAGATCATCGCCCTGTCGCAGATCCTGCCGCCCGCCGGCGAGGACGGGAGCGTCAGCGGCGATGTCGAAAGCCAGACCGGCGCGGCGCTGCGCCTGCTTTCCGACGCGCTCGCCGAGCAGGGCCTCGGCCTGGGCGATGTGGCGCAGGTCACCGTCCACCTCGTCGCGGAGCCGGACGGAAGCCTCGACACCGAGGCCGTTGCGCGCGCCTGGCGGCGCAGCTTCGCGACCCGGCTCCAGCCCGCCGCGCCCGCGCGCACGATCGTGGGCGTCAGCGCCCTGCCCGCGCCCGGCGCGCGGGTCTCCCTCACCGTGCTGGCCCTCCGGCCGGCCCAGCCGCAGACCGGAACCGAGACCGAATGA
- the purB gene encoding adenylosuccinate lyase, producing the protein MIPRYTRPQAEEIWSPQTKYRIWFEIEAHATDRLAELGVVPKAAAQAVWKAKDMTFDVERIDEIEREVKHDVIAFLTHLAELVGEEARFVHQGLTSSDVLDTCFAVQLTRSADLLLEGVDRLLAALKTRAFEHKTTVCIGRSHGIHAEPTTMGLKFARFYAEFARGRERLVRAREAVATCAISGAVGTFANVDPSVEAHVAEQLGLAVEPISTQVIPRDRHAEFFAALALIASSIENLAVEVRHLQRSEVREAQEYFSKGQKGSSAMPHKRNPILTENLTGLARLVRSAVVPAMENVALWHERDISHSSVERGIGPDAVVHLDFALHRAAGMVEGLIVHADRCRENLEAYGGIHNSQRVLLALTQAGASREDGYRLVQRNGMKTWDEGGQLVEHLKADADVRGFLSEAQIEACFDEAYHLKHVDTIFERVFGTT; encoded by the coding sequence ATGATCCCCCGCTACACCCGCCCGCAGGCCGAAGAGATCTGGTCGCCGCAGACCAAGTACCGCATCTGGTTCGAGATCGAGGCGCACGCCACCGACCGGCTCGCCGAGCTCGGCGTGGTGCCCAAGGCGGCCGCTCAGGCGGTGTGGAAAGCCAAGGACATGACGTTCGACGTCGAGCGCATCGACGAGATCGAACGCGAGGTGAAGCACGACGTCATCGCCTTCCTCACCCATCTCGCTGAACTCGTCGGCGAGGAGGCGCGCTTCGTCCACCAGGGACTGACCAGCTCCGACGTTCTGGACACATGTTTCGCCGTGCAGCTGACCCGAAGCGCGGACCTGCTGCTCGAGGGCGTCGACCGGCTCCTCGCCGCGCTGAAGACCCGCGCCTTCGAGCACAAGACCACGGTCTGCATCGGCCGCAGCCACGGCATCCACGCCGAGCCGACCACGATGGGCCTGAAATTCGCGCGCTTCTACGCCGAGTTCGCCCGGGGGCGCGAACGGCTGGTCCGGGCGCGCGAGGCGGTGGCGACGTGTGCGATCTCCGGCGCGGTGGGCACGTTCGCGAACGTCGATCCGTCCGTGGAGGCCCATGTCGCCGAACAGCTCGGCCTCGCGGTCGAGCCGATCTCCACCCAGGTGATCCCGCGCGACCGGCATGCGGAGTTTTTCGCCGCCCTGGCCCTGATCGCCAGCTCGATCGAGAACCTCGCCGTCGAGGTGCGCCATCTGCAGCGCTCCGAAGTGCGCGAGGCGCAGGAGTATTTCTCCAAGGGGCAGAAGGGCAGCTCGGCCATGCCCCACAAGCGCAACCCGATCCTGACCGAGAACCTGACCGGCCTCGCCCGCCTCGTACGCTCCGCGGTCGTCCCGGCCATGGAAAACGTCGCCCTCTGGCACGAGCGCGACATCTCCCACTCCAGCGTCGAACGCGGCATCGGACCGGACGCCGTGGTTCATCTCGACTTCGCGCTGCATCGCGCTGCGGGCATGGTCGAGGGCCTCATCGTGCACGCCGACCGCTGCCGGGAAAACCTCGAAGCCTATGGCGGCATTCATAATTCCCAGCGCGTCCTGCTCGCCCTGACCCAGGCCGGCGCCAGCCGCGAGGACGGCTACCGCCTCGTTCAGCGCAACGGCATGAAGACCTGGGACGAAGGCGGCCAGCTGGTCGAGCACCTCAAAGCGGACGCCGACGTGCGCGGCTTCCTTTCCGAGGCCCAGATCGAAGCCTGCTTCGACGAGGCCTATCACCTCAAGCATGTCGACACGATCTTCGAACGGGTGTTCGGGACGACGTGA
- a CDS encoding folate-binding protein: MTGYLTALPRRAVLHVTGADAKTFLQRVITRGPEGVAPGRAMFSALLTPQGKVLADLFLLDDGEGGLFIDLPASEADALTKRFTLYRLRAKAELTLREDLSMAAAKGEGEDELRTVALVVATDPRDAAIGLRAVVPAGGPADDAAYDIARIAARAPEFGADYGAAEVFSTDVNHDLLSGIDYKKGCFVGQEVASRMHRKGGVRKRTVRIETGAAPGAAVKAGETEVGSITSAGGGLALALVRADRLQSALDAGEALTAGEAPAVLKDDLTAL, translated from the coding sequence ATGACCGGATATCTCACCGCCCTGCCCCGCCGCGCCGTGCTGCACGTGACCGGCGCCGACGCGAAAACCTTCCTGCAGCGCGTGATCACGCGCGGGCCCGAGGGCGTCGCGCCCGGCCGGGCGATGTTCTCCGCCCTGCTCACCCCGCAGGGCAAGGTGCTCGCCGATCTGTTCCTGCTGGACGACGGCGAGGGCGGACTGTTCATCGACCTGCCTGCGAGCGAGGCTGACGCCCTCACCAAGCGCTTCACCCTCTACCGTCTGCGCGCAAAGGCGGAGCTGACCTTGCGCGAGGACCTGTCGATGGCCGCAGCGAAGGGCGAAGGCGAGGACGAGCTGCGCACGGTCGCGCTCGTCGTCGCGACCGACCCGCGCGACGCCGCGATCGGGCTGCGCGCCGTCGTTCCCGCCGGCGGGCCTGCCGACGATGCGGCCTACGACATCGCCCGCATCGCGGCGCGCGCGCCGGAGTTCGGCGCCGATTACGGCGCGGCGGAGGTGTTCTCCACCGACGTCAATCACGACCTGCTCAGCGGGATCGACTACAAGAAGGGCTGCTTCGTCGGCCAGGAAGTCGCCAGCCGTATGCACCGCAAGGGCGGCGTGCGCAAACGCACCGTCCGGATTGAGACCGGCGCGGCGCCGGGCGCAGCGGTGAAAGCGGGCGAGACCGAGGTCGGGTCGATCACGTCGGCCGGCGGCGGCCTCGCCCTGGCGCTGGTGCGTGCCGATAGGCTGCAATCCGCACTCGACGCCGGCGAGGCGCTGACCGCCGGCGAGGCGCCCGCAGTTCTTAAAGACGACCTCACCGCTTTGTAA
- a CDS encoding MFS transporter, which yields MSARIEDAPGSGEAETVLAADRPGRPAWIALSALLVVYLVNFMDRQLFAVLQEEIRADLNLSDSQLALLGGTMFAVFYATLGLPLAWLADRTNRIRLIAISCAVWSVFTALSGAATNFLTMALARIGVASGEAGGVSPSYSVISDYFPPARRGLAIGIFTIGAPLGLMAGTALGALIADTLGWRWAFVLLGLPGVLLAIVLAVLVKEPERGRQDPEAQTAAPLRPLDAVRAVFGTPTLLLLTAAAAATSFAGYGLYQWAPSFLIRSQGLSLETVGVFLAPIFALGLIGAVGGGAIADRLGQKRPSAYAFVPALALLIAAPFHIAALSVADGRASLALLVVPTILSYAWIGPGLAAAQTLSRPEIRASVAAIIGFFNNLIGFGLGPLLIGAISDWLRPSLGEGEALRIALLCGMIVYVLAALLFLAAAVTLPRDLARSRAGASSA from the coding sequence ATGAGCGCTCGGATCGAAGATGCGCCGGGATCAGGCGAGGCGGAAACGGTGCTGGCGGCCGACCGGCCGGGGCGTCCGGCGTGGATCGCACTGAGCGCGCTGCTCGTCGTCTATCTCGTAAACTTCATGGACCGCCAGCTTTTCGCGGTCCTGCAGGAAGAAATCCGCGCCGATCTGAACCTGTCTGATAGCCAGCTCGCGCTTCTGGGCGGGACGATGTTCGCGGTGTTCTACGCCACGCTGGGCCTGCCGCTGGCCTGGCTGGCCGACAGGACGAACCGGATCCGGCTGATCGCGATCTCCTGCGCGGTGTGGAGCGTGTTCACGGCGCTGTCCGGTGCGGCGACCAACTTTCTCACGATGGCGCTGGCGCGTATCGGCGTGGCGTCGGGCGAGGCGGGCGGCGTGTCGCCCTCCTATTCGGTGATCAGCGATTATTTCCCGCCCGCGCGGCGCGGCCTAGCCATCGGGATCTTCACGATCGGCGCGCCTCTGGGGCTGATGGCGGGGACGGCTCTCGGTGCGCTCATCGCCGACACGCTGGGCTGGCGCTGGGCGTTCGTGCTGCTCGGCCTGCCCGGCGTGCTGCTCGCGATCGTGCTTGCGGTGCTGGTCAAGGAGCCCGAGCGCGGCCGGCAGGATCCAGAGGCGCAGACCGCTGCACCGCTGCGCCCGCTGGATGCGGTACGTGCGGTGTTCGGCACGCCGACGCTGCTTCTGCTCACCGCCGCGGCGGCGGCGACCAGCTTCGCCGGCTACGGGCTTTACCAGTGGGCGCCCTCCTTCCTGATCCGCTCGCAAGGGCTGTCGCTCGAGACGGTGGGCGTGTTTCTCGCGCCGATCTTCGCTCTGGGGCTGATCGGGGCGGTGGGCGGCGGCGCGATCGCCGATCGGCTGGGGCAAAAGCGCCCCTCGGCCTACGCCTTCGTGCCGGCGCTGGCGCTTCTGATCGCCGCGCCGTTCCATATCGCGGCGCTGAGCGTGGCTGACGGCCGGGCCTCGCTCGCTTTGCTCGTCGTGCCCACCATTCTCAGCTACGCCTGGATCGGGCCGGGCCTGGCCGCCGCGCAGACCCTGTCGCGCCCTGAAATCCGCGCCTCGGTCGCCGCCATCATCGGGTTCTTCAACAACCTGATCGGCTTCGGCCTCGGCCCGCTGCTGATCGGCGCGATTTCGGACTGGCTGCGACCCTCACTGGGCGAAGGCGAGGCGCTGAGGATCGCGCTTCTGTGCGGCATGATCGTCTACGTGCTCGCCGCCCTGCTGTTCCTGGCCGCCGCCGTCACCCTGCCGCGCGATCTGGCGCGCAGCCGTGCGGGGGCGTCTTCGGCTTGA
- a CDS encoding DNA-3-methyladenine glycosylase I: MTERCPWCGTDPLYVAYHDTEWGVPEYDSRALYEKLVLDGFQAGLSWITILRKRENFRAAFDGFDPEKIARYGEADIARLLGDAGIVRSRAKIEAAIKRAQIWCDLEASDRNLSTRLWDFVDGRPVQNSIRSMAELPAQDDRSVAMSKELKRLGFKFCGPVIVYAFMQATGMVNDHLVGCCRHDEVKALEAA, encoded by the coding sequence ATGACCGAGCGCTGCCCCTGGTGCGGGACCGACCCGCTTTACGTGGCCTATCACGACACCGAATGGGGCGTGCCCGAATACGACTCCCGCGCGCTTTATGAAAAGCTGGTGCTGGACGGGTTTCAGGCCGGTCTGAGCTGGATCACCATCCTCAGAAAGCGCGAGAATTTCCGCGCCGCCTTCGACGGCTTCGATCCGGAAAAGATCGCCCGCTACGGCGAGGCGGACATCGCCCGCCTGCTCGGTGACGCCGGCATCGTCAGAAGCCGCGCGAAGATCGAAGCGGCGATCAAGCGCGCGCAGATCTGGTGCGACCTCGAAGCGAGCGATCGCAATCTCTCGACCCGGCTGTGGGATTTCGTCGACGGCCGTCCGGTGCAGAATTCGATCCGGTCCATGGCCGAACTGCCCGCACAGGACGACCGCTCGGTCGCGATGAGCAAGGAGCTCAAGCGGCTGGGGTTCAAGTTCTGCGGGCCGGTGATCGTCTACGCCTTCATGCAGGCGACCGGCATGGTCAACGACCATCTCGTGGGCTGTTGCCGGCATGACGAAGTGAAGGCTCTGGAGGCCGCCTGA